One region of Acidobacteriota bacterium genomic DNA includes:
- a CDS encoding flippase-like domain-containing protein has product MLAQRQTGDLWATAPGSATILRAVRVFRSVWFRAAVSAALLSWLVARIDMDATVRSMAAITPSHLVTGLLLVALDRALMITRWVMLIRRFERTISIRSAVWVFLVGASVGHALPSGFGADAVRAYALAQRTARGADAVGLVVVDRYLGVCSLALLAAMGLVLWSNQAVPELQQVSAVLAAAVVAGAAGLLWADRLLALAARPRHEGNSLLVRAYGFARTLGQYRRHGRLVAALLALSFVVQVTRVLQAYVFGLGLGIDVAFSYYFAFMPVCILAALLPISIAGVGVAQGAMVALLRPVGVPDEQSFALSTILVLAALLSATPGALLLIRSRLAGARA; this is encoded by the coding sequence ATGCTAGCACAGCGCCAAACCGGGGATCTATGGGCAACCGCGCCGGGATCCGCTACGATTCTGCGCGCCGTGCGCGTATTCCGATCCGTCTGGTTCCGCGCGGCCGTCAGCGCCGCCCTCCTCTCCTGGCTCGTCGCACGGATCGATATGGACGCGACGGTCCGCAGCATGGCGGCAATCACGCCGTCGCATCTCGTTACCGGATTGTTGCTGGTGGCGCTCGACCGCGCCTTGATGATTACGCGCTGGGTGATGCTGATCCGCCGGTTCGAGCGCACCATATCGATCCGCTCCGCCGTTTGGGTGTTTCTCGTCGGTGCGTCGGTCGGGCACGCGCTCCCGAGCGGCTTCGGCGCCGATGCCGTGCGGGCCTACGCTCTTGCCCAGCGCACTGCGCGTGGCGCCGACGCGGTCGGTCTGGTTGTCGTCGATCGCTATCTCGGCGTCTGCTCGCTCGCCTTGCTCGCGGCGATGGGATTGGTTCTGTGGAGCAATCAGGCGGTACCGGAGTTGCAGCAGGTGAGCGCGGTCCTGGCGGCCGCCGTCGTCGCGGGCGCGGCCGGCCTCCTCTGGGCGGATCGGCTGCTTGCGCTGGCCGCACGGCCTCGCCACGAGGGAAACAGCCTGTTGGTTCGGGCCTACGGCTTCGCTCGCACCCTCGGCCAGTACCGCCGGCACGGGCGTCTGGTCGCCGCTCTCCTGGCGCTTTCGTTCGTCGTGCAGGTGACCCGCGTGCTGCAGGCGTACGTCTTCGGCCTCGGTCTCGGGATCGATGTTGCCTTCAGCTACTATTTCGCGTTCATGCCGGTTTGCATCCTGGCTGCGCTCCTGCCCATCTCTATCGCCGGAGTGGGCGTGGCGCAGGGCGCCATGGTCGCACTTCTCCGACCGGTCGGCGTCCCGGATGAGCAATCCTTCGCGCTGTCGACAATCCTCGTGCTGGCGGCCCTGCTGAGCGCAACACCAGGCGCTCTTCTCCTGATCCGAAGCCGACTTGCCGGAGCACGCGCGTAA